In Sphingomonas profundi, the sequence ACCTCGTGACGATAGCCCGAATCCGGACGCTCGCGGCCGCGCAACGGGCCGGGACGGTAGAGGAAGGTGCCGCCCAGCCGCTCGCCATAGCCGGGCCAGGCCGGCCAGCCGGCGATCGCGTGGTGCAGGGCGACGATGCCCTTGCCCTGCTCCAGCAGCGCATCGAACCCCGCGCGGAATGCCTCGCCCGGATCGACGTAGGCGGGCGCATCCACGGGCGCGGCGAAATCGAGGCCGGGCATGTCGTAGAGCACCAGCGCGTCGAACCCGGCCATCCCCGCCGGGTTCATCAGCAGGGCGGCGGCGGGCTGATCGACCATCGTGGCGGTGATTCCCTCCATCGCCTGGAACAGCGCATCGAAGGCGGTGCGATCGAAGGCGTGGCCGCGCACGGCGACCATCACCTTCAGGGCCGCGCGATACTCGATGATCGGCATCTATCGCGCGCCCCGCCCGCCATCGA encodes:
- a CDS encoding ThuA domain-containing protein, with product MPIIEYRAALKVMVAVRGHAFDRTAFDALFQAMEGITATMVDQPAAALLMNPAGMAGFDALVLYDMPGLDFAAPVDAPAYVDPGEAFRAGFDALLEQGKGIVALHHAIAGWPAWPGYGERLGGTFLYRPGPLRGRERPDSGYRHEVNYVAEVVAPEHPVMAGVPAEFAMRDELYLGEVFESEVTPLLRARHAFTRGGFYSATAAIEGRMFSNDGWSHPDGSDLIGWTRRAGNSPLVYLQPGDDRTTYDNPVYRRLVENAIRWVASPEARAG